The genomic segment CGACGGCGTCCAGGACGAGCTGACGAGGTCAAAGGCCGAGAGGAtcgccaagctcaaccagAAGAGGATGAACAGAATGGCCCGACAGGGCGAGGCAGACAGACATACCACCGTTTCTCTGGAGAAGCATCTCGTAAGTTTTACTTGGACTCTCACATCGTACACGCCGCTAACATGTTGTAGTTTTCTGGAAAACGTGGCATCGGCAAGACTGGTCGACGATAAAAGAAAAGGGCATGGCATGTTGTTCCTATTTATTGCTACTTTATGTTTGGGTCAATCATCAATGTCTGCTCTGGAGTTGGGCGTTTAATTGCCTTTAGGGTTTAGTAGGATGAAGTAAAGAGGCTATTAATGTGCTTGTGGTGTGTGGGCACAAAATCTGCAAGTAGACTAGGGTTGTATATTCCTAGATGGTGTAGATGGCATGCATGACGATATGAATAGTTTCCAAGCCTGACTTTAGTACCTGTGATTgacatacctacctaggaAGGTAGCCTGGATAAGTCTATCCCATGGCTGGTTGCATTTAGCATTCAAATCTGTGAAGTCGGCCATCAGCGTAACAACCATCACAAAGAAATTCTGCTGGCCATTAAATTTAGAGGAAACGTATTTCTTGTCGCTACTTCAAGCACATTGCACAGCAGACCAGATATGTTACCCAGACAACGCAACCCCTTCGATGACTAGCTCTAAACAGTATCCTACCACACCTAAACTACTACCTCAAGTGTATATGTAGCCAATagtctcttttctttttactCCTCAGCAACAGTGATGCCCTCTCTCAGACCTTCAACCTTGAGCTCCTCGCCCATGCAGCGGCGATAAATGTCCTTGACATCGTCGGTAGTAGTCTCAAAGTGGCTAGTTGCGTCATAGCTCCTGGAGATGAAGAGGTTGTCTTTCTTCCCGTCCTCAAGGGGTTCATAGATGGGGATCGGCGGGCCCTGGGAAATTAGAAAAATATTAGTCAAAAATAACCACTACTGATAATTTTATTTGGCGAGATTGCGCAATCAAGTTATGGGCTGATGGTGGGAAATAAATCAAGACAAAAAATTATGGGCAAAGGTTTTGGTTTACAGCGGGAGCACGTACCATGAATTGCTCTTCAATCTTGCCCAGGCGCTCCAGGCCAGGCTGCAGCtcgaggtggtggttggcaGATGTCTCGGCAATAGTGGAAACGATGGCGATCCAGTAGCCCTTGGGGCAGACATTGTGGGCAGACGATACGCAAGCAATGTAGATGTCTGTGCAAGAATTGTCTTGTCAGTGACGTTCGTGTGCGACATGTGATGAGCTCGTGATTAGCAAAGAAGTGACTTACCATTCTTGCGACCAACTTGAGACTGGGGAATAATCAGCTGAGCAGAGTCGCTATCGTTGGTGCCGGCCAAGGGGTGTTTGAGGATGCAGATGGCTCGCAGGACGTGGCCAGAAATCTTCGCCTTGTTGGGGAAGTAGGATGGGTCACCGAGGAtcatcttggccttggtctcAAACTTCATATCCTCAGCACCAGTCTTCATGGTGGCCTTGATGCCGGAAGCCTTGTCTCCATCGAAGAGCAGCTCATCCacattggtgttgagcaTGTAGGTGCCACCGTAAATGGCGGAAAGACGAGCGAAGCCCTGGGGCAGCTCACCGAGACCGTAGAGAGGGTAGATGTAAGGGGACTTTCCGTATCGGGCGACAGAGTTTCCGTATAGGCGGATGCGCTCAATGGCCTCGGGAGCCTGTCCCTTGGTTGTGATGTAGTCATCGGTGAGATACAGGGCCATGGCGTGGCCAATGAAGTCCTTGGTGGTGACCTCAAGGCCGAACTTGTCGTAAACGTCCTTCATGGTGCAGGtgttcaagtcaagtcctGCCTCGATGTAAGCATTTACATGTCGTTAGGAATCCAGCCACTGCAACTTATGAATACATACCCTTATGCGTTGCAGGGTCCTTGGGGTTAAAAGTGCCAACCCACTCGATGAAGGACTTCATACGACGCTTCTCAAAGATACCCATAAGCGGGGACTTGAGAGCTTCGCCGGCATCAGAAGGCACCTTGGCAACAGTGGCCTTGTTAGAAGCACCCTGCTGGACATAGCTGCCAGCAACTTGCTTGAACTCGAGATATCGGGTAACATCGGTGGAAACGAGAATGTTGGTCAGCTCGCCAGAGGACATGAGGAACTTGGGGACGAGATCAATGTTCCAGTCGTTGGGTCGGCCGTAGTTTTTCCAGGGCTCTGTGCCAGCTTGGAAGTTTCCATACTTCTTGAAGAGCTATTTGCAGTGTAGATTGTCAGAATCGGTGCAGTCAGGGGTATGGCGTCAGAGACTTGGGGATATGTACCGTTTCGAGGTTCACTGACGCGGCTTCGCTACAACACGACGGTTGGTTAGCAAGGACGCAGGTGTATTTGATTTATTGCTGggccaagcaagcaattcGAAAGGCAATAGAGCCCATcagcaagcaagccatgCCAGTAGACCAAAAACTCACCCGCCATAGTGGTCGTTGCGGTCAATGTGCAggaccttcttgcccttgacaCTTAGCACACTAAACAGGGAACCGACTCGTCAGTTTACAATATCTCTAGCCGTGATTCAAGTCTCAAAGCTTTGCCTACCCAGAGAGAATACATTCGGTCAAGCCTAAACAAAAAACACCATCAAGTCAGCCAAACGACGtcaagccaacaaggcaCGAAGCTCGGTGCGGATCGGCGGCGACATGCCGCAATCCATATGGAGCTATAATGGGTCAAGCTTCCAAACTTACCAGTGCCCAGCACAATGACATCGTACTCCTTTGCAATCtcatccatgatggcggcTCGGGTATATTAGCTGTATTGTATGATGTTCTGCTTCGATTTCGTCTCTGATCAAGGAGCTATGCGGTGAATGGGGACCGGAGAAAGCtggtgctggtctggttgttctAGGTGGAGGGGTTGCAAGTGGCGGGGTTTGGCATGggaagagaggagagagagacaggccagaccagaccagagcaaagcaaagcatcGGTGAGGTGTGGAGAACCTTCAAGCCATTCCCATCCCATAccatgccatttgatggccattCTCCTTGCCTGacattgccaatgccaatgaaGCAGGCATCGATCCCTAGTCCCTGAGGCTactggcgttggcgttggcctGGGTCCATCTGTAATAAAAAGCGGTGATGAGATGAACCTGGAAATGAGGGACAGAAAATTCCAATTCCGGCTCGAGGTGTGATGGCTGTGGTTTTTTGCAGGGCTGGCAGATTGGCCAatgtgacgatgaagacaCGACAAGTTGGGTAAACATATGACATTAGACCGTAACACCAGGCTGCCTTTGTCTAACCAGGTGATGCAACAAGCTCCTGATTCATTCTGCTGTCAACAAATGGCACGCTATTAGACGGTTGAACACCATGCGAAGCATAGCTAatgcagcatcaccacaggGCCATTTCCCACATAGAAATACCTTTGCTGCACGATCCCGCATCTTCAACCGTCACGCTGGGCACGCAGCACCGGCAGGCCATCATGGATCCAAACTCGCTATATGAGCTCCACCATTCCTGGTATACCTTAATTTTACAATAATCTTTCTAAATATACACGCGACCAAGCCCCCTGGCTAGCAGTCGCATTTTGCTCATTAGCCCGCCAAGATTACGAGTCCTCTCGGAATTACAGTGTCTCAACATCAGATCAGTGCAACGGGCTTGCTTCTTCACCGGCTCGgttccttctcagccttgactttgactgACTCCTGTTCCGCGCTCTTCCCTTCCGCCCAActctcctcaacaacatcctcctcGTACGCTGAGGGTTTGTAGACCTGGCCATCTTCCGCGTGCATGTCAATCTCAGGATCAGACGCTGCCACACCCACAGCCTCCTCCCAAGTGTAGTATCGTTCCGTCAGGGCGTGTTTGATAGATCGCATAGTTTTCCTGACCTGCATCACAAGACACCGGTGTTAGTCCAATCCTGCCGACTCACTCTTCTGTCTGGAAGGGCAGAAAGCTCCTGCAAATACGTACCTCGTCATCTCGTGCCTCCAGTTCCCTATCGCCGAATCCAAACTTGCCCCTTACCAACTCCACCTTGGACGTTGCGAGCATATTTCTCTCTTTGCAGCACACCCACCACAGAGAATGCAGGTCCTCCCATGACTTCTTTCGAAGCTCTTCCACAGTCCACGCCCGTCCGTGTTCCTCAGTTTCCTTGGGCGACCACAGCGCCTTGCCAGACTCGGGGAAGAATCCCCACAGACCGTGGTTTTCGTCAACGGCAATCTTTGGTTTGAAGTCGCGTGGCTTAGGTAGAGGCACGTCGGACATGGAAAGGCGCTCTCGAGGCCCTGACCCGTATAGGCTGCTGACGCCTCGATTCTTATTGTTGTCTTTGGTCTTCCGCTTGCACTGTCGAGCTGTGGTTGAGAATGTGGCAGCCCGGGCGGAGGCAAATTGTGAGCCAATTCGTAATAAGCAGCCAGTGGATGGCCGCAAAGCACTCGGGCTAGCCATGTTTTTTGTCACCTGGCGACGACAATGGCTGTCGGCGATGTAGGTTGGATAATGATCTGTTCGATGGATGCTGTACAAAATTTAGATGGCATCAAGCAAAACGCAATCTGATTGGATACAGCTTCCAGGGGATGCTGCTGAGTCAGCCCGTCATGCGAAGCTACCCTATAGGGTGTTCGCCCGTCGACTAAAAAAATGATGACTTGAGCATCAGATGATTTATGATGCTTTTTCGTTATGCCTATTGGTATTTGGGTTAATTAATGTCAAATAGACCCTAATAATACGTTGTCAGTCGATGGTGAGAGGAAGGGCAGTGGGCATCCCAGCTTTCGCCGTGCTGGAAATCCTGAGTATCGTGGGTTTCCAAAAGATGCCAAAAAGCAGACTCTCTCAGGCGACAACTTCTAAAAACTGATCTCGCTGGAGTCACATACCGCTACTGAACATTACTTCACCGGCAGTCACGGCAAATTATCGATACGCCATGTGAGACCCAACAGAGCCCTCTATCTGGATTCGCAATGGTAGTAATTTGACGGAAACTCGGAGCTCTCACCTCCACGATCATACTGGCACTTGTGAAAACCGGTTGTTAGCATCCAATCTATAGACTACCATGTTCCTTATTTAGCATGTCCAACCTCAAAGGCAATATCATGGACCTGGTTCCACGATCAGCTGTGAACCTCGTATTGGTCTCTCTAGACAATGAGACTCGGACTGATCTGCCTTGCCCGGATACAACAGTAACAACCTACTCGCAACAAATCAGAAAGATATTTCTCGTAATACCGGCTATTACCCTCGCCAGTCGGTAGTACGTTGTCTAGAGTCCAAACACCACGTTAGCTACCCGGCAGACCAACCCCTGACTTCAGTAACCACTACCAAATGCCACGAGACGAACCGTATATCTCTGTGATCGAGGCCATGTTCGTGTTACTGCCATCTATTTAGAAATAAATGAATCAAATATATGTGACATACCCGCGACAGACTACCGGCCGTGTACTGAGAACGTTGGTTCATCGGGGATCCTCTCCCTGAATAACCTCAACTCCAAGcacaaaaacaacaacagaACTCGTTGAGCATCGGACGGAACCATACTTCAAGATGAAtaccatcatcaaccaaggGCGGTAGCTCGATATCACACGTTCGAACCCAGCTATCACACAGGCGGCGCAGACAACGCATCAACCAACGAGCCTCAACCCGTGCCATCGAAATATCGTGACAACTTCATGCGCCTCTTCTCCAAATAAACGACCATCATATAATGAAGAGCACCCAGCCCGTAAGTTGATTCCTACCGGTAATCATGCCTACAGCAACTCCCCCAGGAGCTACACGCAAAACACCTTCAACTCCAGAACGCGCGATTTTCGCACTCGATTCTACAGATCTCTCTCGCTCATAACCACAGCCCTACTTCCCAACACAGCTCGCCAGAAGATAAATCTCCTCCATACTGTCGCGCCCTCATCCCAAGTGTATTCTATCCATCGTGAATACGCCCATATGAACTGTGGTCCCTCGAATCCTATGCGAAGATGGTTCCACCACGCGTTTAACCCACCGACCCCACAGACGACTACaatctacggagtacagagaTCTCCATATTCTTGGCTCATTACGATACTGTAACAGAATACTATATATATCTGTAGTACTCGGTAAATGGAGTCCAAGAACCACGTTTTGTTTCCACCACGGAAGCTACGAAACTACCACAACAATTTGAGGCACCCGGCCTGTTGCCCAGATGTGCTATCACACGAGAATCGAAATGCCCTGAAGACACAGCCACGTCGTGTACGATGTAATACCGTGTTTATCGCTCTTCTCCCTTGGCAGAAGTTCCGATCTGGCTCGCCAACACGAGCTACTGACCATCGAGGCATGTACCAAGTTGTGAGGCATCTGGCCTCAGCCTAAACACCGCCCTGAGACAGTATTGTGAATCAAAGCGCCGTCAAAACAAACTACTACGTCGGGTCTCATCAATGCTACACCCTCCTCGGTGCTATGATGCGAGTCCCCCAGCATCAATGGGTAGATAGCACAAAGGATCGTGCATAAGGCCTGCATCTAATGTGTCTGCCGATAATGGGCCGGAGGGCTGGCCGTCTTGCAGTAACACATTTTAGTTACAAATCGCATGTTTGCTCACTTGCTGATCACGATCATCGTGATTTACAATGCCACTCTATCGGGTGGCTCTGGTAGCTGGGCCGTCATCAGGAGACAAACTTGTGCTAACTGCTCCGTCCGTGTCATAGAATCCGACAGAAGGAGTGCTGGCTTTTCGTGACGATTACGAAATTAGCATGCCATACACTTACAGAAGGATGTACACCCTTTAGATCAAGTCATCCATGCCTGCTGGAAAGCCGCAAAATGAAGAATACGATGAAACTATGTCACCATGACCAAAGTACCTCTGATTCCTTGATCAACACCCCCAAACAAAGGACTTTGTCTAGTGGTGGCAAACTAGACCAGATCCATGACTGGGAATGCTAAATTGCATCCTTTTTGAGACGTACTGTGCTGTAAAGGTTCTACTCTGGTTGAGTCTTTGCCGACCATCCCGTTCGTATGGAGAGATCACGCTGTCAATATTCTTCAAGGTCCGGGCACCGGAACCAGTGCCCAGACTGCACGGATTTTAACCCAAACTATTGGTGGGAAGGCCATTGGCAAAACCAACTAACGAGTCTGATGGTGGTGCACGTCCGGACTACTAGTCTGTGGTGTGAGCTTGTCCTCAGGCTGAGGAGCTTGAGTAAAGAAAAGTCTCCCTCACCTGAACCAACCATCCTTGAGCCGGCACAGAACCTCGTCGAATGGTTTAGGATTGGCGTTGGAAATTGGTGTGCCTGGCGAATTAAGAAAAAGCTGCTAAAGTTGAGGAGGGCGTCAAACACACAAAACATATGAGCCCGTTTTGAACGCGTGTCGACCCTACCAGCCAAGCCTGTGAAAAGAAATGGGTGGTGCTTCCCATAACACCAAAGGGTGTATGTACCAGATACATATTTTCTCGTACTGTCGTTCTCGCCTGACTTCCAAGGTTGGTAGGTGAGGTTTAGGACGACTACTCCTTGCCTGGTATGGAATTAGCATGCATGTCATTTTTCTTGTGGCGGTAAGCCTTCACCAAACTCTCGGTATCCTCGGCCAAAAAGAGGCCAGCACTCTTATTTGTCTCAATAGATACAAGTCGTCATCACTTTCTCTCTATGATTCTTCGGTTGTAGTTCTAGGGTTGCTTGTGAAGAAACTTCGCGCCCGACGAATTCCGTCGTAGTGTTCTCCGTGCACGGGGTGTTACTGATCAATACTGGTTCGCCTGAGAGCACAGTCAATGGGAGAGTAGGATCGTCGGCGTCACCGCTTCTATCTCAGATTGTGGCTGTGACCTCATGTTCCGACGGGACAAGCGCTTCTGCTCTCGGGGTAACCATGCGAGAGCATGTATTTGTGCGAGATGTTTGCAACAATCCCAAGTGTCCTGTCCAATATTACAACTCATTTTGGCACTCTAACTCTGTGCCTACCTGGTCACCCACCATGCCTATCATTGACGATTTCTgtggctcctcctccctccaaAGTGATGATTGCGGAACTTGCCAGCTTAAATTCCACGTGGAAAATGGCCCCCTCCATTGGAAATAAAACCCAAAGGGAGAATGCTGGCTGGAGACATCCAAAGTGGAGTCTGTGGCCTGTTCCTTGGAGTGCCTCTGTTTCCAAGCCGGTGGACGTGCTCTTCTTGTTTCGCGGCTTGAACAGCTTGGTCAGAGATCAGAGATCATGGTTATCGCACgcattgttgctggtgatAAGACGGGCGGAGTAGACTCCGGTCCTGGTTCCTGCCATGATCGAGAGCCTCGGATGCTGATGCCTGCCTGGTATTCAGTTCGTTGTGTTATTTGTGTTATTGTCTCTGGTACGGAGGGAAGGAATCGTTGGGTGCTGCCAACCAGCGGAAGCCGCTCCATGTACGCTGTACCGCCCGTACATAAAATTGATTGATTTGTCTGTGACCACTTGACCAGTCAGCGTAATAGACATCGTCAACCCATCGTTACAAGTTGTGACAGGTGATGCTCTCCCTTGTCCTTTCATGCAAAGTGTGCGCAAAATGTCCCTCCAACATCTTACACCCTGCAAAAGTTCGCGCTAGAGAGACCAGCATCCCTTGCCAGCGCCCAGCTTCTAGGGTAATTTGACTGGCCTCCTTGTACGAGTGACGTCTTCCATGACTTCCCATGTTACATGTACGCTGTGTCGCCAGCATTGCGTGCAACTCGTCTGATTCTAAAATGTTATTTCCACGAGATGTATGCCAATCACCTGGAACTTTGAATTTGGCGCTATggacttggctgccttgaTTGGAGCGCCATCTTGAACAGGGTGGTTTGAGATGAAAAGCGTTCGTGGTCGACACAGTCGGCAATGGGACAACTCATCATCCTGTTCTACAGTACTGGTATACGCAGCCATCCTGAGGACAACTTGTCAATAGGCTCCCGAATCGAAAGCGTCAACCATCAATCATCGGTCGTCAATGGACCAGCACACACGTTCAAAACCTTTTTGTGtcgagatggtgttgacgccACCATCTCGTCGATGGCCGACTGGTTCGACTCTGGCTGCTACCCTGTTGGGTCGCGTAATGTAGTGCACACCCTGACCCCGGCTAGACTCTCGGTAATGCAAAGTAGCTCGACCTTCTGACAAGGGCATTACTGTACCAGGAAGAAGTAAAATATGACAAACGACTAGGTCGGAGTTCGTCCGAGGTCGGCGACTTGCGCCATCAGTTTCGACTCCCTTTCTTgtctgctttttttttttctttggttGTCTCTTCGTCCGCCAACGAAGCGGAAATAGCTGCCCTGACTCGCGCGCTTGCAGCAATTCTGTTCCGCATCTCGACACCATCTTGTACTCAATACACGGCGGGCGCATTGCCTAAAACCACTGGCGGAGGCTGCAACTTCCCATGCACACACCGTCAAAATCTTGTGGTATGCGAGTGCTCCGTGGAATTCTTTTCAATGTACAGAGCACTCCGTACAACCAATGGACATTCTTCTGTATCATGCTGCAAATGGACTGATAGGATATTCGATCGGTATGGGAACGTGTACTGCGCTGGCAGGACGACgaccgacga from the Pochonia chlamydosporia 170 chromosome 6, whole genome shotgun sequence genome contains:
- a CDS encoding rab GDP-dissociation inhibitor (similar to Aspergillus terreus NIH2624 XP_001208827.1), encoding MDEIAKEYDVIVLGTGLTECILSGVLSVKGKKVLHIDRNDHYGGEAASVNLETLFKKYGNFQAGTEPWKNYGRPNDWNIDLVPKFLMSSGELTNILVSTDVTRYLEFKQVAGSYVQQGASNKATVAKVPSDAGEALKSPLMGIFEKRRMKSFIEWVGTFNPKDPATHKGLDLNTCTMKDVYDKFGLEVTTKDFIGHAMALYLTDDYITTKGQAPEAIERIRLYGNSVARYGKSPYIYPLYGLGELPQGFARLSAIYGGTYMLNTNVDELLFDGDKASGIKATMKTGAEDMKFETKAKMILGDPSYFPNKAKISGHVLRAICILKHPLAGTNDSDSAQLIIPQSQVGRKNDIYIACVSSAHNVCPKGYWIAIVSTIAETSANHHLELQPGLERLGKIEEQFMGPPIPIYEPLEDGKKDNLFISRSYDATSHFETTTDDVKDIYRRCMGEELKVEGLREGITVAEE
- a CDS encoding 50S ribosomal protein L4 (similar to Metarhizium robertsii ARSEF 23 XP_007822719.1); translated protein: MASPSALRPSTGCLLRIGSQFASARAATFSTTARQCKRKTKDNNKNRGVSSLYGSGPRERLSMSDVPLPKPRDFKPKIAVDENHGLWGFFPESGKALWSPKETEEHGRAWTVEELRKKSWEDLHSLWWVCCKERNMLATSKVELVRGKFGFGDRELEARDDEVRKTMRSIKHALTERYYTWEEAVGVAASDPEIDMHAEDGQVYKPSAYEEDVVEESWAEGKSAEQESVKVKAEKEPSR